GCTTTGATATCAAGGGCTCATCGCACCTGGCTGACATTGCGCCCGGCTGAAGTCCCGCCTGCTTTATCCAGTCCGCCCTTCGTAATGTCGTGCTTGATCAATTCACCCACGCACTTCAGGAGTACTCATGTTTGATCACGTGGTATTTGGTGTCAGTGACTACGCAGCCAGCAAAGCATTCTTCCTGCAGTCGCTTGCGCCGCTCGGCATAGTTATTGTCCAGGAAGGGCCGCACGGTATCGAGCTTAGCTCGGACGACAAGACTTCGTTGTGCCTGTTCCAGACCCAAGAGAAACCAGCGCATCTACACCTGGCGTTCGTGGCTGAAAATCGCCAGCAAGTCGATGCTTTCCATAGCGCTGCGCTGGAAGCAGGCGGCAAAGACAATGGCGCGCCAGGGCTGCGCCCGCGCTACCACGCGAACT
This genomic interval from Silvimonas soli contains the following:
- a CDS encoding VOC family protein, yielding MFDHVVFGVSDYAASKAFFLQSLAPLGIVIVQEGPHGIELSSDDKTSLCLFQTQEKPAHLHLAFVAENRQQVDAFHSAALEAGGKDNGAPGLRPRYHANYYAAFVIGPDGHNVEVVCHQPAA